Within the Devosia lucknowensis genome, the region CGCATCGGCTGATCGCCGGGCGACGGAGGACCATTACCATGCCCAATACCGGCACCGACCACATCGTCACGTCGTACAACGAAGAACTCGCCGCCCTTGCCCAGGCCATCGCCGAAATGGGCGGTCAGGTCGAAGTCGCCATCGAGAACGGCACCCGTGCACTCCTCCGGCTCGATCGCGAGCTGGCCGACGTGACCATCATCGCCGACCAGCGCATCGACGACATGCAGCGCCAGATCGATGAGATGGCCGTCTCCATGATCGCCCGTCGCCAGCCCATGGCCAGCGATCTGCGCGCCATCATCACCGCCATCCACGTCGCCAACGATCTCGAACGCATTGGCGACATGGCCAAGCAGCTTGCCCGCCGCTCATTGAAGCTCGAGGGCATCAACCTGCAGCCGACCTTCTACAACGGCGTCAAGAACATGACAGCCCTGGTCTCGCGTCAGGTCAAGGACGCACTCGACGCCTATGCCAACCGCGAAGCGGCCGCTTCGGTCGAGGTCTGCAACCGCGATGACGAGGTCGATGCCATGCACACCTCGCTGTTCCGCGAACTCCTGACCTACATGCTCGAAGATCCGCGCAACATCACCACCTGCACGCATCTCCTGTTCTGCGCCAAGAACCTCGAGCGCATCGGTGACCACGCCACCAATATCGCCGAACGCGCCTATTATCTGGCCACCGGCAAGCAGCTGACGAGCGACGTCCAGCAGCTGCAGCGCCAGCAGATCAAGGCGTGATTGCCTTGCCTCTCCCCCTGGGGAGAGGTCGGCGCACCGCGCCGGGTGAGGAGGCCTTAGTCCGAACGCCGCTCCCCGTCTCCCCTCCTTCAGGGAGAGGTGAGGTGGGGATAAAGCCAAGAATTCAGAACTCTCGGGCGACCTCGGTCAGTCCGATCGACGGAGCACGCCATTATGCCCGCCACCATTCTCGTCGTTGAAGACGAAGGCGATATCGCCATCCTCCTGCGCTACAACCTCGAAGCCGAGGGTTTTCGCGTGGTCACGGCTGAAAGCGGCGACGAAGCCCAGCAGGCCATCGCCGAAAAACTGCCCGATCTGATCCTGCTCGATTGGATGCTGCCCGAAATCTCGGGCATCGAGCTCTGCCGCCGCTTGCGCGCCCGCGAGGAAACCGCCCGCGTCCCGATCATCATGCTCACCGCCCGCGGCGAGGAAGAGGAGCGCGTACGCGGCCTCTCCACCGGCGCCGACGACTACGTGGTGAAACCCTTCTCGGTGCCCGAACTGCTGGCGCGCATTCATGCGCTCCTGCGCCGCGCCAACCCCAACCTCGTCACCGCCGCCCTCAAGGTCGGCGATCTTGAGCTCGATCGCACCACCCACCGCGTCCGCCGCGCCAACAGGGACGTCCACCTTGGCCCCACCGAATATAGGCTGCTCGAATATCTCATGCGCCACCCGGGCCGTGTCTATTCGCGTGAACAACTGCTCGATGGCGTCTGGGGCAACGACGTCTATGTCGACGAGCGCACCGTCGACGTCCATATCGGCCGCCTTCGACGCGCCATTAACCGGGGCAAGGAGTCCGATCCGATCCGCACTGTGCGCGGCGCAGGCTACGCCTTCGACGAGCGCTTCGCCGCCGTCGCCTGAAAATAGCAGGGCCCGCCGAAGCGGGCCCTTTCTGTTATTTGCGCAGAAACGCGATCAGGTGCCGGTTGAATTCCTCGGCATGGCTCACATTGAAGCCGTGCGGCGCCCCAAGCACCACGACCATCTCGCTGCCCGGGATGGCGGCATGCGTGCGCGCGCCTGATCCTTCCACCGGCACGATCCCGTCGGCATCGCCATGGATCACCAGCGTCGGCACCGTGATCGCCTTGAGATCATCGCGGAAATCGGTCGTGCCGAACGATGCCATGCAGCCCAGCGCGGCGGTCTGGTCCGACTGGTGGCAAAGCGCGATCGCTTTTTGCCGCTCGTCCTCGCTCACCTTGAGCACGCCGTTGGCCGAAAAGAAGTCCTTGGTGAACTGGTCGAAGAAGGCGGTGCGGTCCGCCTTGATCCCCGCCTCCATCTCGTCGGCCTTTTCCTTGGTCAGCGGACCATCGGGGTTATCAGGCGTCTTCATCATGTAGGGCGGCACTGCCGCCGCGAAGACGACCGAATGCAGCTTGCTCTCGCCATGCTCGGCGACATAGCGGGCGACTTCGCCCCCGCCCATCGAAAAGCCCACCAGCGACACGTCGGTGAGGGCCTTGGCCTCGATGATGTCTGCCACGTCATTCGCCAGCGTCGAATAATCGAACCCGCTCTCGGGCTTGTCCGATTGACCGAACCCGCGCCGGTCATAGGTGATGACGCGAAAACCGGCCCCGGCCAGCGCCTGCACCTGATGCTCCCAAGCCTTGCCTGAAAGCGGCCAGCCATGGATCAGGATAACGGCGCGGCCGCTGCCGCCGGTGTCTTCAGTGTGCAGGCCGATCGATTGGGTCGCCATGGATGCTCTCCTTTTTGGCGTAAGAACGAAATCTCCCCACCAGAACGGCGCCACGACTCCACCGTTCCGGAATGACGGAAATGTTGCCTTCCGCTCGCGACTCGGATCCGGCCCATCGACACCCATTAGTTGTAAATTTTGGTTACAAGTCCCGCTGGAATGCCCAGCGTCGATTCTTCTTTAGCCACTGAATAAGAACGATAAATTCAAAAGTATGACTTGAGTTGCAAAAAGTTTTTGCATCTTCAATTGTTGACAACAAGTCCTGCCCTCTGCTTGCTTGTGGCGGCTGGCACCATTGAGCGCTTCTGCTCAGGTCCGGCGCGGGACCATAGAGACCACGTCCAGGCCCGCAGTTTTGAGGAGAAATCAAATGCTGAAGCGCACGCTTTTGGGCGCGGCTCTTGCCGCCCTTGCGACCTCTGTTTCCGTGGCGGAAACGGTCAACATCGACGCAACGCAGGTTCAGTTCAGCGGTGTCGAGCTCTATTCCGATATCCAGTATTCGACATCCGCCCTCGGCCTCATGCGCAATGAGCTGTATCTCGATCTGATCCGCCCAACCTCCGCCGAGCCCGCGCCTGTCATCGTTTTCATTACGGGAAGCGGCTGGCGCGCCGTCGAGCGCGAACGCCTGATCCCGCAGCTCGTCCGTTTTGCCGAGGCCGGCTTTGCCGTCGCGACCATCGACTACCGAGGCATCGGCGAAGCCAAGTTCCCCGAGCCGCAGAAGGATGTGAAGGCGGCCGTGCGCTACCTCCGCGCCAATGCGGACCTTTACAATCTCGATGCCGATAACATCGCTGTCTTCGGCCCATCCGCGGGCGGTCACCTCGCGCTGATGGCCGGCCTGACCGGCAATGATCCAGACTATGTGGATGAGCGTCTCTCCGATGTTTCCTCGGAAGTCCAGGCCATCGCCACCTTTTACCCGGCCGCCTACTTCGGCGAGACTGGCGAGCCTGGCTATGATCTTGCCAGCATGCATATGGGCCTTTCCGTGCACGACAAGGCCAATGCCGAAGCTGTCCGCGAAGCCTTCCCGGAAACGCATATCGGCGAGGACAGCCCGCCCGTTATCGTCATTCAGGGCACCGAAGATCAGGTTGTTCCGCTCAGTTCAAGCGAACGCCTCTATGCGGCCCTCGAGGCCGGCGGCGTCGATGCCACGCTGGTCGTGGTCGATGGCGTGGGCCACGATTTTGAACAGATGACCAGTGTTCCCGAGGTCACCGACGCTCTCGTTGATTTCTTCACCCGCACGCTCAAGGACTGATCTCCGCGTCGTCGTTTTCCGGCCCCTGCCCATCCGGCATGGGGCCGGAAGGCTTTTTGCGAACGGTCTACCCATCGGTCGGCCAGTCCCCATTGACTTCCCCCACGCCCCTCGCCCATAACCCACCCGTCGTTTGGTTTCCCCGCGGGCAACACCCAAGGGGGATTAAAAGGGAACACGGTGCGACGTACCCATCAGGGCGCAAGACCGTGGCTGCCCCCGCAACTGTGAGCGGTGAGTTCTTCCGTCAATGCCACTGGCCTCGGCCGGGAAGGTTCGGAAGCGCTGTGACCCGCAAGCCAGGAGACCTGCCGTCGACTGTACTGAGACCTGGCCGGGGTGAGCCAAGGGGAAGACGATGGCAGACGCGACTATTTTCATTGCGAGTCTGAAGCTGATCGGTTTGCCCGGCGGATACCCCATGTCTGTGGGTATGCGCCGTGACCTTGCCTGATCGCCTTTCCAGCCAACGCCCTGCCAAGCTCACGGTCTCGTCCCTCGCCTGGGGACCATCGGGTCATGCATCCATCGTCGAGGATCTGTCCTTTTCAGTCGCGCCAGGACAAATGCTGGCCGTCGTTGGTCCCAACGGCGCCGGCAAATCCAGCCTCCTGCGCTGCCTCTATCGCTATCATCGCCCCTCCTCCGGGCATGTGCGGCTCGACGAAACCGATATCTGGCAACTCTCTCCGCGCGATTGTGCGCGCCGCGTCGCCACCGTCCTGCAGGAAGGTGCCTCCGATTTTGCCCTTTCGGTCGCCGAAATCGTCGAGCTTGGCCTTATCCCGCATCAGCCCGGCGGCGGTGGCCACGATTATGAACCGGTCGAGCAGGCGCTCGACCTCATGGAACTGGCCCATCTCGCCGGTCGCGACTTCGCAACTCTTTCTGGCGGCGAAAAACAGCGCGTCATGATCGCGCGGGCTCTTGTCCAGCGGCCAGATCTGCTGATCCTCGACGAGCCTACCAATCATCTCGACATTCGCCACCAGCTCGAAGTCCTGGCTCTCCTTTCCCGCCTGCCAGCCACCGTGGTGGTCTCGCTGCACGATCTGGCGCTGGCCAGCGCCCATGCCGATGCGGTCCTCGTGCTCGAGCGTGGCCGGCAGGTCGCCCTGGGCGCCCCGCTCGATGTCCTCACGCCCGATGCCATCCGCGCCACCTTTTCCGTGGGCACCGTTGTGGATCGTCACCCCACCACCGGGCAGCCGCGCTTTTCCTTCCACCTCGATTGATCGTTCAACAGGAGCCAAACATGCGTCGCCTATCCGCTCTCGCCGCGCTATCGATTTTCGCCAGTCCGGCTTTCGCCTCCACCTTTCCTGTCACCGTCCAGAGCTGTGATCGCGAGGTCACTTTCGATGCGGCGCCACAGCGCGCCATTTCCAACGACGTCAATTTGACCGAGATGATGCTGGCGCTCGATCTCACCGGTCACATGGCCGGCTATACCGGCGTTTCCGACTGGAAGACCCTCGATGAGCGGCTGCGCGAAGGCGTCGCCGAATTGCCCGAACTGTCGCCCAACT harbors:
- the phoU gene encoding phosphate signaling complex protein PhoU produces the protein MPNTGTDHIVTSYNEELAALAQAIAEMGGQVEVAIENGTRALLRLDRELADVTIIADQRIDDMQRQIDEMAVSMIARRQPMASDLRAIITAIHVANDLERIGDMAKQLARRSLKLEGINLQPTFYNGVKNMTALVSRQVKDALDAYANREAAASVEVCNRDDEVDAMHTSLFRELLTYMLEDPRNITTCTHLLFCAKNLERIGDHATNIAERAYYLATGKQLTSDVQQLQRQQIKA
- a CDS encoding alpha/beta fold hydrolase — protein: MATQSIGLHTEDTGGSGRAVILIHGWPLSGKAWEHQVQALAGAGFRVITYDRRGFGQSDKPESGFDYSTLANDVADIIEAKALTDVSLVGFSMGGGEVARYVAEHGESKLHSVVFAAAVPPYMMKTPDNPDGPLTKEKADEMEAGIKADRTAFFDQFTKDFFSANGVLKVSEDERQKAIALCHQSDQTAALGCMASFGTTDFRDDLKAITVPTLVIHGDADGIVPVEGSGARTHAAIPGSEMVVVLGAPHGFNVSHAEEFNRHLIAFLRK
- a CDS encoding ABC transporter ATP-binding protein, yielding MTLPDRLSSQRPAKLTVSSLAWGPSGHASIVEDLSFSVAPGQMLAVVGPNGAGKSSLLRCLYRYHRPSSGHVRLDETDIWQLSPRDCARRVATVLQEGASDFALSVAEIVELGLIPHQPGGGGHDYEPVEQALDLMELAHLAGRDFATLSGGEKQRVMIARALVQRPDLLILDEPTNHLDIRHQLEVLALLSRLPATVVVSLHDLALASAHADAVLVLERGRQVALGAPLDVLTPDAIRATFSVGTVVDRHPTTGQPRFSFHLD
- a CDS encoding alpha/beta hydrolase; the protein is MLKRTLLGAALAALATSVSVAETVNIDATQVQFSGVELYSDIQYSTSALGLMRNELYLDLIRPTSAEPAPVIVFITGSGWRAVERERLIPQLVRFAEAGFAVATIDYRGIGEAKFPEPQKDVKAAVRYLRANADLYNLDADNIAVFGPSAGGHLALMAGLTGNDPDYVDERLSDVSSEVQAIATFYPAAYFGETGEPGYDLASMHMGLSVHDKANAEAVREAFPETHIGEDSPPVIVIQGTEDQVVPLSSSERLYAALEAGGVDATLVVVDGVGHDFEQMTSVPEVTDALVDFFTRTLKD
- the phoB gene encoding phosphate regulon transcriptional regulator PhoB, encoding MPATILVVEDEGDIAILLRYNLEAEGFRVVTAESGDEAQQAIAEKLPDLILLDWMLPEISGIELCRRLRAREETARVPIIMLTARGEEEERVRGLSTGADDYVVKPFSVPELLARIHALLRRANPNLVTAALKVGDLELDRTTHRVRRANRDVHLGPTEYRLLEYLMRHPGRVYSREQLLDGVWGNDVYVDERTVDVHIGRLRRAINRGKESDPIRTVRGAGYAFDERFAAVA